A portion of the Deinococcus peraridilitoris DSM 19664 genome contains these proteins:
- the lepA gene encoding translation elongation factor 4 — translation MLVRNFSIIAHVDHGKSTLADRILEKLGAMGERDKRDQTLDTLELERERGITIKSTPVRLTYHRPLREDGTGGEVYTFNLIDTPGHVDFNYEVSRSLAACEGVLLLVDASQGVEAQTIVNAYLAIDNNLEIVPVVNKIDLPAADPQGAAQELEDVIGIPAEDAVFASGKTGEGVEQILEAIVERIPPPPGDPQAPLKALIFDSFYDAYQGVILFVRVLEGTVRAKDRMMTYSNGKSFEVDKVGTFTPGLIVAEELSAGSVGWIAAGIKDIHDAQVGDTITSKDQPTTDPFPGFKPAQPVVFSGLYPTDTEDYRKLREALERLKLNDAAFVFEPETSEALGFGFRCGFLGLLHAEIIQERLEREYDLDLIATAPAVVYRLTLTNGETFETQNPAEFPTRDRIETMEEPYIKLSIMLPEEFVGPVMQLLQERRGAMITMNYVGKRVELLYEVPFAEILYDFHDRLKSISRGYASMDYEQIGYREGDLVKVDIMVQGETVDALAVIVHRDKAYSLGRKIVDKMAEVIPRQLFPVPVQATIGGKIIARATVKAYRKDVLAKCYGGDISRKKKLLEKQKKGRARMKNIGTVEVPQEAFLAVLSTDE, via the coding sequence GTGTTAGTCCGGAATTTTTCCATCATCGCCCACGTGGATCACGGCAAGTCCACCCTGGCCGACCGCATCCTCGAAAAACTCGGCGCGATGGGCGAGCGTGACAAGCGCGACCAGACCCTGGACACGCTGGAGCTGGAACGTGAACGCGGCATCACCATCAAAAGCACCCCCGTGCGGCTGACGTACCACCGGCCGCTTCGTGAAGACGGCACGGGCGGCGAGGTGTACACCTTCAACCTGATCGATACTCCCGGACACGTCGACTTCAACTACGAAGTCTCGCGCTCGCTCGCCGCCTGCGAGGGCGTGCTGCTGCTGGTCGACGCGTCGCAGGGGGTCGAGGCGCAGACCATCGTGAACGCCTACCTCGCCATCGACAACAACCTGGAGATCGTGCCGGTCGTCAACAAGATCGATCTGCCCGCCGCCGATCCACAGGGCGCCGCGCAGGAACTCGAGGACGTGATCGGCATTCCCGCCGAGGACGCGGTGTTCGCTTCCGGCAAGACCGGTGAGGGCGTCGAGCAGATCCTCGAAGCGATCGTGGAGCGCATTCCGCCGCCGCCCGGCGATCCGCAGGCCCCCCTCAAGGCGCTGATCTTCGATTCCTTCTACGACGCCTACCAGGGCGTGATCCTGTTCGTGCGGGTGCTGGAGGGCACCGTGCGGGCCAAGGACCGCATGATGACCTACTCCAACGGCAAGAGCTTCGAGGTGGACAAGGTCGGAACCTTCACGCCCGGTCTGATCGTCGCCGAAGAGCTCTCGGCCGGATCGGTCGGCTGGATCGCCGCGGGCATCAAGGACATCCACGACGCGCAGGTGGGGGACACCATCACCAGCAAGGATCAGCCCACCACCGATCCTTTTCCGGGCTTCAAACCGGCCCAGCCAGTGGTCTTCTCGGGCCTGTACCCCACCGACACCGAGGATTACCGCAAGCTGCGCGAAGCGCTCGAACGCCTCAAGCTCAACGACGCCGCCTTCGTGTTCGAGCCCGAGACCTCCGAGGCGCTGGGCTTCGGGTTCCGCTGCGGCTTTCTGGGGCTGCTGCACGCCGAGATCATTCAGGAGCGTCTCGAACGCGAGTACGACCTCGATTTGATCGCCACCGCCCCCGCCGTGGTGTACCGCCTGACCCTGACCAACGGCGAAACCTTCGAGACCCAGAACCCGGCCGAGTTTCCCACCCGTGACCGCATCGAGACGATGGAGGAGCCCTACATCAAACTCTCGATCATGCTGCCCGAGGAGTTCGTGGGTCCGGTGATGCAGCTGCTGCAGGAGCGTCGCGGCGCGATGATCACCATGAACTACGTGGGCAAACGGGTCGAGCTGCTCTACGAAGTGCCTTTCGCCGAGATCCTCTATGACTTTCACGACCGCCTGAAGTCCATCTCGCGCGGCTACGCCAGCATGGACTACGAGCAGATCGGGTACCGCGAGGGCGACCTCGTGAAGGTGGACATCATGGTGCAGGGCGAGACGGTGGACGCCCTCGCGGTCATCGTGCACCGCGACAAGGCCTACTCGCTGGGGCGCAAGATCGTCGACAAGATGGCCGAGGTCATTCCGCGCCAGCTCTTTCCGGTGCCGGTGCAGGCCACCATCGGCGGCAAGATCATCGCGCGCGCCACGGTCAAGGCTTACCGCAAGGACGTGCTGGCCAAGTGTTACGGCGGCGACATCAGCCGCAAGAAGAAGCTGCTCGAGAAGCAGAAAAAGGGCCGTGCCCGCATGAAGAACATCGGCACGGTCGAGGTGCCGCAGGAAGCCTTCCTGGCCGTGCTGTCGACGGACGAGTAA
- a CDS encoding DUF6428 family protein, with the protein MTQTLTTPNRTQAFLDTLAPHAGKALILQLHGEVLVPTGYHVTEVKAVTIEAMDCAGRAAAWRETVIQLWNGGGEEDRGFMTVDKFLGIYGRVAKRVPVQADSVLRFEYGDTVHPTIQYLVTSIEVQSERVLVNLGYPGVSCKPNDERLAAGQSACGGPRSGSVEPVTLENIAVQKSKGSCCG; encoded by the coding sequence ATGACGCAGACCCTCACCACCCCCAACCGCACCCAAGCCTTCCTCGACACCCTCGCCCCACACGCCGGCAAGGCCCTGATCCTTCAGCTTCATGGTGAAGTCCTCGTTCCCACCGGTTACCACGTCACCGAAGTCAAAGCCGTCACCATCGAAGCGATGGACTGCGCTGGCCGCGCCGCCGCCTGGCGTGAAACCGTCATTCAACTCTGGAACGGCGGCGGTGAAGAAGACCGCGGCTTCATGACCGTCGACAAGTTCCTCGGCATCTACGGACGCGTCGCCAAGCGCGTTCCCGTGCAGGCTGACTCCGTACTGCGCTTCGAGTACGGCGACACCGTCCACCCCACCATCCAATACCTCGTCACCAGCATCGAGGTCCAAAGCGAGCGCGTCCTCGTCAACCTTGGCTACCCCGGCGTGTCGTGCAAACCCAACGACGAACGCCTCGCCGCCGGGCAGTCTGCCTGTGGCGGCCCGAGGAGTGGCAGCGTGGAACCCGTGACCCTGGAAAACATTGCCGTGCAGAAGAGCAAAGGAAGCTGCTGCGGGTGA
- a CDS encoding M28 family metallopeptidase, producing the protein MRQFMLRAAVGALVLSPALLSSAARANIAENLDAVIKFGPRVAGSESNEQARAYLEAQFRALGYETRRESFTYPRFDDLGSGVRAGANALTGRALQGTVGGEVTAELARVEGVGTPEEFTRANVRGKIAVVARGQIPFADKARNARAAGASGLIVVNNTAGELRGTLGDRVELPVLGVTPEVGAALRAGERATLSVRVREGDVRGVNIVAFKSGVVKPELLFGGHMDTVADSPGANDNLSGSLAVLDIARRAVNTPLSARSYFVLFDGEEDGLRGSRAFVQGHADLTRGLRAMFNFDMVGVNVTPLAVGGDTTLQELARKAAPTLQAFQDRNGSDHAPFLQAGTPALFFHRGIDPQYHQPGDLKADPALISETVDLAMKVADAVLVAAPVR; encoded by the coding sequence ATGCGCCAATTCATGCTGCGCGCCGCCGTCGGCGCGCTTGTGCTGTCCCCTGCCCTGCTGTCCTCGGCTGCCCGAGCGAACATCGCCGAGAACCTCGATGCGGTCATAAAGTTCGGACCGCGTGTCGCCGGAAGCGAAAGCAACGAGCAGGCCCGCGCGTACCTCGAAGCGCAGTTTCGCGCGCTGGGGTACGAGACCCGCCGCGAAAGCTTTACTTATCCTCGTTTCGACGATCTCGGCTCGGGTGTGCGAGCGGGCGCCAACGCCCTGACGGGGCGCGCCCTGCAGGGCACGGTCGGGGGCGAGGTCACCGCCGAACTTGCGCGGGTCGAGGGGGTCGGCACGCCCGAAGAATTTACGCGCGCGAATGTGCGCGGAAAGATTGCTGTCGTGGCGCGAGGGCAGATTCCGTTTGCCGACAAGGCCCGCAACGCCCGCGCCGCCGGAGCGAGCGGCCTGATCGTGGTGAACAACACGGCCGGCGAGTTGCGCGGCACGCTGGGCGACCGGGTCGAGCTGCCCGTGCTGGGCGTGACGCCCGAAGTCGGCGCGGCCCTGCGGGCAGGTGAGCGCGCGACCCTCAGCGTGCGGGTGCGTGAAGGTGACGTGCGGGGAGTCAACATCGTGGCGTTCAAGTCAGGCGTCGTGAAGCCCGAGCTGCTGTTCGGCGGGCACATGGACACGGTGGCGGATTCTCCGGGTGCCAACGATAACCTTTCGGGTTCGCTGGCCGTGCTCGACATCGCGCGCCGCGCGGTGAACACGCCCCTGTCGGCGCGCAGCTACTTCGTGCTGTTCGACGGCGAGGAGGATGGGCTGCGCGGCTCGCGTGCCTTCGTGCAGGGTCACGCCGACCTCACGCGGGGCCTGCGGGCGATGTTCAACTTCGACATGGTGGGCGTCAACGTCACGCCGCTCGCGGTGGGCGGAGACACCACCCTGCAGGAACTCGCGCGCAAAGCCGCGCCGACCCTGCAGGCGTTTCAGGACCGCAACGGCAGCGACCACGCGCCCTTCTTGCAGGCTGGTACGCCCGCCTTGTTTTTTCATCGGGGTATTGACCCCCAGTACCATCAGCCGGGCGACCTGAAGGCCGATCCAGCCCTGATCAGCGAGACCGTCGATCTGGCCATGAAGGTGGCCGACGCCGTCCTGGTCGCCGCACCAGTTCGCTGA
- a CDS encoding ATP-binding protein — translation MPLSDRPGSTGERSLFERACHDLARQVLEQVSASGERPLTLSLPELPGTAFEFLSETFELSAFERAVLLFAATMELQTASLLLPCAVELNFGEDITRAFLSPYTLGQWLGSTDPAAFQASAALRASALIQLRPSGFEQSSDVLSALRITPGALGYLLGAQTVSAEGQVFLEALGDGGRLGASQRAAVHEIEGLMHGSPAGSLPVMNVYGDRQEGLLEVCQALSVGPRWLLRFDRVVRAVQQERFTPDEVLGIVQRDLTLTNATLVVALEDRGPGEADERGVTRLGSLGWTEQNFVQELCARLRTPVVLLSRTPVSFAVPQDVYALSVEAPSAEEQTEFWMAAMNLGPLQASVVQLRASLRQVTTQFSLSASKIETVARDAHRHLQQRADPDAQVSLESLLSEVWEACKRQGRKAFQGIADRMVSCASWEQLVLPPEDLDSLREIIEQVQHRHTVYDAWGYGAQERGLGITVLFSGTSGGGKTFAAEVMANTLNLDLYRIDLSSVTSKWIGETEKNLRRIFDAADEGGAILLFDEADSVFGKRGAVQSSNDRYANLTTNYLLQRLEAYRGLAILTTNFEGNIDAAFMRRIRFQVRFQEPDERLRAQLWQRAFPAGVRTEMLDYAALARVKLTGASIRSVALGATFMAAAQHTPVTPVIVQEVIRRELRRQGRLMLAEVHR, via the coding sequence ATGCCGCTTTCTGACAGGCCGGGCAGCACCGGTGAGCGTTCTCTGTTCGAGCGGGCGTGTCACGACCTCGCGCGTCAGGTGCTCGAACAGGTCAGTGCCAGCGGAGAGCGTCCGCTCACGTTGTCCCTGCCGGAACTGCCGGGCACGGCCTTTGAATTCCTGTCCGAGACCTTTGAGCTTTCAGCGTTCGAGCGTGCGGTGCTGCTGTTCGCGGCCACAATGGAACTGCAGACGGCCTCGCTGCTCCTGCCCTGCGCGGTTGAGCTGAACTTCGGAGAAGACATCACGCGGGCCTTTCTGAGCCCCTACACCCTGGGGCAGTGGTTGGGCAGTACAGACCCGGCGGCGTTTCAGGCGTCGGCGGCTTTGCGTGCCTCGGCCTTGATTCAGTTGCGGCCTTCCGGCTTCGAGCAGAGCAGTGACGTCCTGTCCGCCTTGCGCATCACTCCCGGAGCGCTCGGCTACCTGCTCGGCGCACAGACGGTCTCGGCAGAGGGGCAGGTGTTTCTGGAGGCGCTGGGAGATGGCGGGAGGCTGGGAGCGTCACAACGCGCCGCGGTGCACGAGATCGAAGGGCTCATGCACGGTTCGCCTGCGGGGAGCCTGCCGGTGATGAACGTGTACGGCGATCGGCAGGAAGGGTTGCTGGAGGTGTGTCAGGCGCTCTCGGTGGGCCCCCGCTGGCTGCTGCGTTTCGACCGGGTTGTGCGGGCTGTGCAGCAGGAGCGCTTCACTCCAGACGAGGTGCTGGGCATCGTGCAGCGCGACCTGACGCTCACGAACGCCACACTGGTCGTGGCTTTGGAGGACCGGGGACCGGGCGAAGCGGACGAGCGAGGAGTCACCCGCCTGGGGTCGCTGGGCTGGACCGAGCAGAACTTTGTGCAGGAACTGTGCGCGCGGTTGCGCACGCCGGTGGTGCTGCTGTCGCGCACTCCGGTGTCCTTTGCGGTACCACAGGACGTGTACGCGCTAAGCGTGGAGGCGCCCAGTGCCGAGGAGCAGACGGAATTCTGGATGGCCGCCATGAACCTCGGCCCGCTTCAGGCGTCCGTGGTACAGCTGCGGGCGAGCTTGCGCCAGGTCACGACACAGTTTTCACTGAGCGCCTCGAAAATCGAAACTGTCGCGCGTGACGCGCACCGTCATCTGCAGCAGCGGGCGGATCCGGACGCTCAGGTCAGCCTGGAATCGCTGCTGAGCGAGGTCTGGGAAGCCTGCAAACGCCAGGGGCGCAAAGCCTTTCAGGGAATCGCGGACCGGATGGTCTCATGCGCTTCGTGGGAGCAACTGGTTCTGCCCCCCGAGGACCTCGACTCCCTGCGGGAGATCATAGAGCAGGTTCAGCACCGGCATACGGTGTACGACGCCTGGGGCTATGGTGCCCAGGAGCGTGGCCTGGGCATCACGGTGCTGTTCAGTGGAACGAGCGGCGGCGGAAAGACCTTCGCCGCCGAAGTGATGGCAAACACACTCAACCTCGATCTCTACCGCATCGACCTTTCCAGTGTCACCAGCAAGTGGATCGGTGAGACCGAGAAAAACCTGAGGCGCATTTTCGACGCGGCCGATGAGGGGGGTGCGATTTTGCTCTTTGACGAGGCCGACAGCGTCTTTGGCAAGCGGGGTGCGGTGCAGAGCAGCAATGACCGTTACGCCAACCTCACCACCAATTACCTGTTGCAGCGGCTCGAGGCGTACCGGGGACTGGCGATTCTCACGACGAACTTCGAAGGCAACATCGATGCGGCCTTCATGCGCCGCATCCGCTTTCAGGTGCGTTTTCAGGAGCCTGACGAGCGCTTGCGCGCTCAGCTCTGGCAGCGGGCTTTTCCGGCAGGTGTGCGAACCGAAATGCTCGATTACGCCGCGCTGGCCCGCGTGAAGCTCACCGGCGCGAGCATCAGGTCGGTGGCGCTCGGCGCCACGTTCATGGCCGCCGCGCAGCACACTCCCGTGACCCCCGTGATCGTGCAGGAAGTCATCCGGCGCGAACTGCGCCGTCAGGGCCGCCTGATGCTGGCCGAGGTCCACCGCTGA
- a CDS encoding ArsR/SmtB family transcription factor yields the protein MDFDATAQVFKALGDPHRLKALHFIATADARCCSTGQGICTCDVQDVLGLAQPTTSHHMKILVEAGLVDVEKRGKNSYYTLTKRGLLMARSVLDRLTAAVPRRQKEAV from the coding sequence ATGGATTTCGATGCAACGGCGCAGGTGTTCAAAGCCCTCGGTGACCCTCACCGCCTGAAGGCCCTGCACTTCATCGCCACCGCCGACGCCAGGTGCTGCTCGACCGGTCAGGGCATCTGCACCTGCGACGTTCAGGACGTTCTCGGTCTTGCCCAGCCCACCACCAGCCACCATATGAAAATTCTGGTGGAAGCCGGTCTGGTCGATGTCGAGAAGCGCGGTAAGAACTCCTACTACACCCTCACCAAGCGGGGCCTGCTGATGGCCCGCAGCGTGCTCGATCGACTGACCGCGGCCGTGCCGCGACGCCAGAAGGAGGCCGTATGA
- a CDS encoding response regulator transcription factor, translated as MNVLIADDHPLFRMGLRYALAAQGFTVVAEASDGEEALRQCRRTLPDVALLDVKMPRLSGIEVCARLQSENIPSAVVLISTFAEPAIIDAARSAGARGYLSKETDPAVLALSLRRIVSEPTRDWLPRTNLPSLTPRERDVLSFLARGHSNKEIARELGLSPDTVKDHLGRLFAKLGADDRLSLLNRARELGLVS; from the coding sequence ATGAACGTCCTGATTGCCGACGATCATCCGCTTTTTCGCATGGGCCTGCGTTACGCCCTGGCCGCGCAGGGCTTCACGGTGGTCGCTGAGGCAAGCGACGGTGAGGAGGCCCTGCGCCAATGTCGGCGCACCTTGCCCGACGTGGCCCTGCTGGACGTCAAGATGCCCCGCTTGAGCGGCATCGAGGTCTGCGCGCGGCTGCAAAGCGAGAACATTCCCAGCGCGGTCGTCCTGATTTCGACGTTTGCCGAGCCCGCCATCATCGACGCCGCGCGCTCCGCCGGAGCGCGCGGCTACCTCAGCAAGGAAACCGATCCGGCGGTTCTGGCGCTGTCCTTGCGCCGAATTGTCAGTGAACCCACGCGGGACTGGCTGCCGCGCACCAACCTGCCGAGCCTCACGCCACGCGAACGCGACGTGCTGTCCTTTCTGGCACGCGGACACAGCAACAAGGAGATCGCGCGCGAACTGGGCCTCAGCCCTGACACCGTCAAAGACCACCTGGGGCGGCTGTTCGCCAAGCTGGGCGCCGACGACCGCCTCAGCCTGCTCAACCGGGCGCGCGAGCTGGGGCTGGTGTCATGA
- a CDS encoding PRC and DUF2382 domain-containing protein translates to MKELIPLHDISRDHNVNFRDEGLFDPTGHAAYGVNGDKIGTVRSALADPETGRLRYLLVDVGGWFSSKEVLVPVGLARLEDDAVYFDSLTKEQVRDMHGYTGSYDYDAQTSDERILRGNDYDGVVGDRDAGSVSNTSATDRRYNYRDEDEGDRMFKTPERLRLLEERLTVDKERYLAGSVEVSKHVENRQEQVNVNLAHEEVVIERHPVTDPRPVAGNVTLGSDRETVRVDLEAERANVQKQAYVTEEVTVGERTVSETQTFTETVGKEVLDVNRNGETRDVNGLDDTGRRDER, encoded by the coding sequence ATGAAAGAGCTTATCCCCCTGCACGATATCTCCCGCGACCACAACGTCAACTTCCGAGACGAGGGCCTTTTCGATCCGACTGGCCACGCGGCTTACGGCGTGAACGGTGACAAGATCGGAACCGTTCGCAGTGCACTGGCTGATCCCGAGACGGGTCGTCTGCGCTACCTGCTGGTCGATGTCGGTGGTTGGTTTTCCAGCAAGGAGGTACTGGTGCCGGTGGGCCTCGCTCGTCTGGAAGACGACGCCGTCTATTTCGACTCGCTCACCAAAGAGCAGGTGCGCGACATGCACGGTTACACGGGCAGTTACGACTACGACGCACAGACCAGCGATGAGCGCATCTTGCGGGGCAATGATTACGACGGCGTCGTGGGAGACCGCGATGCTGGCAGCGTGTCGAACACCAGCGCTACGGACCGCCGTTACAACTACCGTGACGAGGACGAGGGGGACCGGATGTTCAAAACCCCCGAGCGACTGCGGCTGCTCGAAGAGCGGCTGACGGTCGACAAGGAGCGCTACCTCGCCGGCAGCGTCGAGGTCAGCAAGCACGTCGAGAACCGCCAGGAGCAGGTGAACGTGAACCTTGCCCACGAAGAAGTGGTCATCGAGCGGCATCCCGTCACCGACCCGCGTCCGGTAGCGGGCAACGTCACCTTGGGCAGTGACCGCGAAACCGTACGGGTGGACCTGGAGGCTGAGCGCGCCAACGTGCAGAAGCAGGCTTACGTTACCGAGGAGGTCACGGTGGGAGAGCGCACCGTAAGCGAAACGCAGACCTTCACCGAAACCGTGGGCAAGGAAGTCCTCGACGTGAACCGTAACGGCGAAACACGCGACGTGAACGGACTGGATGACACCGGCCGCCGCGACGAACGCTGA
- a CDS encoding sensor histidine kinase, translating into MPPTFPEASRVMRKPIQPGSLRAQFALVIALLSFLPNIVIVLVLARLTGLTDFTLILAWMGVVALASGGVGYALSLALLRPLIRLTGEVERGHLGEPHADDPREVISLRAAFASLLGRLAQEQGRRNAFMATLVHDLKTPLIATSHLVAVLRGVGLPQLEREEIAGQLLGENARLLQLVQQMADAHKFEREGVTLHRAPLDLHALGERLLSRFRVRAAERSVTLQLGGAGTSVADEAQLDRALSNLLDNAVRYAESAVWLQVERDRLCVWDDGPGLVLPLSELAQPFNAQPVEIAGHHYTAGTAGLGLFIVRRIAEAHGGDLRYRRETREYGQTLREWSVFELYLGRASSDLPDLPHAILASQSAPPEGA; encoded by the coding sequence ATGCCCCCCACCTTTCCCGAGGCCAGCCGCGTGATGCGCAAGCCGATTCAGCCTGGCAGCTTGCGGGCGCAGTTCGCGCTGGTGATCGCGCTGCTGTCCTTTCTGCCCAACATCGTGATCGTGCTGGTGCTCGCGCGCCTGACGGGCCTGACCGACTTCACGCTGATTCTCGCCTGGATGGGCGTGGTGGCGCTCGCCTCCGGTGGAGTGGGGTACGCACTCTCGCTCGCCCTGCTGCGTCCGCTCATCCGGCTGACCGGGGAAGTGGAACGGGGGCATCTGGGAGAGCCTCACGCCGACGATCCGCGTGAAGTGATCTCGTTGCGCGCCGCTTTTGCGAGTCTGCTGGGCCGACTGGCGCAGGAACAGGGACGGCGCAACGCTTTCATGGCCACCCTGGTGCACGACCTCAAGACGCCCCTGATCGCCACCTCGCACCTCGTGGCGGTGCTGCGCGGTGTGGGTCTTCCCCAGCTGGAGCGTGAGGAGATCGCCGGTCAGCTGCTGGGCGAGAATGCACGGCTGCTGCAACTGGTGCAGCAGATGGCCGATGCACACAAGTTCGAGCGTGAGGGCGTGACGCTGCACCGCGCGCCGCTGGATCTGCACGCGCTGGGTGAGCGGCTGCTTTCGCGCTTCCGGGTCCGGGCGGCCGAGCGGAGCGTCACGCTGCAGCTGGGTGGAGCAGGAACGAGCGTTGCCGACGAGGCGCAGCTCGACCGGGCCCTCAGCAACCTGCTCGACAACGCCGTACGCTACGCCGAATCTGCGGTGTGGCTGCAGGTGGAGCGTGACCGTCTTTGCGTGTGGGATGACGGTCCGGGACTGGTGCTGCCGCTGTCCGAGCTGGCGCAGCCGTTCAATGCGCAACCCGTCGAGATTGCCGGGCATCACTACACGGCGGGCACTGCCGGGTTGGGGCTCTTCATCGTGCGGCGCATCGCCGAGGCGCACGGGGGTGACCTGCGCTACCGACGCGAGACGCGGGAATACGGGCAAACGCTGCGGGAATGGAGTGTCTTCGAGCTGTATCTGGGTCGCGCCTCGTCCGATCTGCCCGACCTGCCGCACGCCATTCTGGCTTCACAATCCGCACCACCGGAGGGCGCATGA
- a CDS encoding magnesium transporter CorA family protein, translating to MIRAMSLLNTESVDWKTGGNSIWVDVESPSPQEVSELSQVFAFNPLALEDALTHGQWSRFEAYPEHVFLVFRTLDQPQACNDETERVSLFWYPATDTLVTLRLGEVDYLSRTWLEFEGLRYGSEERLIYTLLAQGADTFFKFADAMQDKTDELEEELFTQPNPRNMAQEVFEYKHTIMDVRRLVRGARESVAAFARHGQVVTSGYAVGVNGQGSAGKIDPQAQEVMLYFRDVVGTLDRAHDTLESARDVLSSVLDANLSLQSHKMNEVMKTLTTVSAVFLPLTFLAGVWGMNFEHQPEFAWRYGYLFAWASFIAVGVSLAVYFKKRGWW from the coding sequence ATGATTCGCGCGATGTCCCTGCTGAACACCGAGAGCGTCGACTGGAAGACCGGCGGCAACAGCATCTGGGTGGATGTCGAAAGTCCCAGTCCTCAGGAGGTGTCCGAGCTTTCCCAGGTCTTTGCCTTCAACCCGCTGGCCCTGGAGGACGCCCTGACCCACGGACAGTGGAGCCGGTTCGAGGCGTACCCGGAACACGTCTTTCTGGTATTCCGCACGCTCGACCAGCCTCAGGCATGCAACGACGAAACCGAGCGGGTAAGCCTCTTTTGGTATCCCGCCACTGACACCCTGGTCACCTTGAGACTGGGCGAGGTGGATTACCTTTCGCGTACCTGGCTGGAGTTCGAAGGCCTGCGCTACGGCAGCGAGGAGCGCTTGATCTACACCCTGCTGGCGCAAGGTGCCGACACCTTCTTCAAATTCGCCGACGCGATGCAGGACAAGACCGACGAACTCGAAGAAGAGCTCTTTACCCAGCCCAATCCGCGCAACATGGCGCAGGAAGTCTTCGAGTACAAGCACACCATCATGGATGTGCGGCGCCTCGTGCGGGGGGCGCGCGAAAGTGTCGCGGCCTTTGCCCGGCACGGGCAGGTCGTCACCTCAGGCTACGCGGTGGGCGTGAACGGTCAGGGCAGCGCCGGAAAAATCGATCCGCAGGCGCAGGAGGTGATGCTGTACTTTCGGGATGTGGTGGGCACCCTGGACCGGGCGCACGACACGCTCGAGTCGGCCCGTGATGTCCTCTCAAGCGTGCTGGACGCCAATCTGTCATTGCAGAGCCACAAGATGAACGAGGTCATGAAGACCCTCACGACGGTCAGTGCGGTCTTTTTGCCGCTCACCTTCCTAGCGGGCGTGTGGGGCATGAATTTCGAGCACCAGCCGGAATTCGCGTGGCGCTACGGTTACCTGTTTGCCTGGGCGTCCTTTATCGCCGTGGGGGTATCGCTGGCCGTGTACTTCAAAAAGCGTGGCTGGTGGTGA